The following coding sequences lie in one Sedimentibacter sp. MB35-C1 genomic window:
- a CDS encoding HAD-IA family hydrolase, with product MVKYKYVLFDFDGTLADTEEVNFVIYQKLAEKYNLRNITIDELGHIKKMSARELMAYVELKKRYLPFILKRGKKLLKHDIRNIKPCKHDIFNTVSVLKSMGISTAIITTNSKTNVQMFLEEQNADIFDFIASSSMFGKESKLKKVIKKEKLDLKDVLYVGDEIRDIHAAKNTGIDIASVAWGYNTVESLKKHKPEYLIYEPCELINICR from the coding sequence ATGGTGAAATATAAATATGTATTATTTGATTTCGATGGAACGTTGGCAGATACTGAAGAAGTTAATTTTGTTATATATCAGAAGCTGGCGGAAAAATATAATTTGCGAAATATTACCATAGATGAATTAGGGCATATCAAGAAAATGAGCGCAAGAGAATTGATGGCTTATGTGGAGCTTAAGAAAAGATACCTGCCTTTTATTCTTAAAAGAGGGAAAAAACTTTTAAAACACGACATAAGGAACATTAAACCATGCAAGCACGATATATTCAATACAGTTTCAGTACTAAAGTCTATGGGAATAAGTACGGCAATTATTACCACTAATTCAAAGACAAACGTTCAGATGTTTTTAGAAGAACAAAATGCGGATATTTTTGATTTCATTGCAAGTTCATCCATGTTCGGAAAAGAATCTAAGTTGAAAAAAGTAATAAAAAAAGAAAAATTGGATTTGAAAGACGTTCTTTATGTGGGAGATGAAATAAGGGATATACATGCTGCAAAAAATACGGGGATAGATATAGCGTCAGTAGCGTGGGGTTACAATACTGTGGAAAGTTTGAAAAAACATAAGCCGGAATACTTGATATATGAGCCCTGCGAGTTGATAAACATATGTAGGTAA
- the pstB gene encoding phosphate ABC transporter ATP-binding protein PstB, with translation MASKSKIKIENVDLYYGDFHALKNINMQVLENEITAFIGPSGCGKSTLLKSLNRMNDLIEGVKITGKMSLDGVDIYKSMDPTILRKRVGMVFQKPNPFPMSIYENVAYGPKTHGVKSKSKLDDIVEESLRSAAMWDEVKDRLKKNALGLSGGQQQRLCIARAFSVNPEVILLDEPTSALDPISTMKIEDLLVDIKKNYTIIIVTHNMQQATRISDKTGFFLHGEVVEFDKTEKLFSMPKNKKTEDYITGRFG, from the coding sequence ATGGCAAGTAAAAGCAAGATTAAAATAGAAAATGTAGATTTATACTACGGAGATTTTCATGCTCTTAAAAATATAAATATGCAAGTTCTTGAAAATGAAATAACTGCGTTTATAGGTCCTTCGGGATGCGGTAAATCAACTCTTTTAAAATCATTAAACAGAATGAATGATTTAATTGAAGGAGTTAAAATTACAGGAAAAATGAGCTTGGATGGTGTAGATATTTATAAGAGCATGGATCCGACTATACTAAGGAAGAGAGTCGGTATGGTTTTTCAAAAGCCTAATCCTTTTCCAATGAGCATTTATGAAAATGTAGCATATGGACCTAAAACACATGGGGTAAAGTCAAAGTCGAAGCTTGATGATATAGTTGAAGAAAGCCTTCGTTCGGCTGCAATGTGGGATGAGGTTAAGGACAGATTAAAGAAAAATGCATTGGGCCTTTCCGGAGGGCAGCAGCAAAGGCTGTGCATTGCCAGGGCTTTTTCGGTAAATCCTGAGGTTATTTTGCTTGATGAACCTACTTCGGCCTTGGATCCGATTTCGACAATGAAAATAGAAGATTTATTAGTTGATATTAAGAAAAATTATACTATAATTATAGTAACACATAATATGCAACAGGCAACCAGAATATCGGATAAGACGGGATTTTTTCTGCATGGTGAGGTTGTCGAGTTTGATAAAACGGAAAAACTGTTTTCTATGCCTAAAAACAAAAAAACAGAAGATTATATAACAGGAAGATTTGGCTAA
- the nhaC gene encoding Na+/H+ antiporter NhaC — MSKVPKQKKEATLGISIIPVVITVALIGVGIFKYGADVHIPLVMGSAIATLIAVYGLGFTWKEIEEGIVNSISGTMQAILILAIIGVLIGTWIGGGIVPTMIYYGLQILSPTFFLAASVLLCSVVSLATGSSWTTAGTVGVALIGVAQGLGISVPLAAGAIISGAYFGDKISPLSDTTNLAPGMAGAELFDHIKHMLYTTSVSYAITLVIFIFIGLQYRGAVLDTTEINGILNAISEVYIINPLLLLVPVIVIVLVAMRVPALPGLIIGCVLGAICTAFQGGDLGYILDIAGYGTVSETGHAVVDELLTNGGMQNMMWTISLIMCALTFGGILEKSGMMAAIANKLLLLAKSTGSLVLVTAITCLFVNFLCGDQYLAIALPGKMYRNTYRERGLSPRNLSRILEDSGTVTSALIPWNTCGATMSTFLGVPTISYIPYAFFNILSPIISVTFAFLGITIMTLEEDPTSEQYVKPMKYKKSPRELEEYVQSYQNTHGMNA, encoded by the coding sequence ATGAGTAAAGTTCCAAAACAAAAGAAGGAAGCGACTTTAGGAATTTCTATCATACCGGTAGTCATAACAGTGGCACTAATTGGGGTGGGCATCTTTAAGTATGGCGCAGACGTTCATATTCCGCTTGTAATGGGCTCTGCTATAGCAACGCTGATAGCAGTATATGGACTTGGTTTTACTTGGAAAGAGATTGAAGAAGGCATTGTTAATTCAATAAGTGGAACAATGCAGGCAATTTTAATACTTGCAATAATAGGTGTTCTTATCGGTACGTGGATAGGAGGAGGTATTGTACCTACAATGATTTATTACGGGCTGCAGATATTGTCTCCGACGTTTTTCCTGGCGGCATCAGTATTGCTCTGCAGTGTTGTTTCTCTGGCTACAGGAAGCTCGTGGACAACAGCCGGAACGGTTGGTGTTGCTCTTATAGGTGTTGCGCAAGGACTTGGTATTTCAGTCCCTTTAGCAGCGGGTGCGATAATATCCGGAGCATATTTTGGCGATAAAATTTCGCCGTTATCCGATACTACGAATCTTGCCCCTGGAATGGCAGGTGCTGAGCTATTTGACCACATTAAGCATATGCTTTACACAACATCGGTATCATACGCAATAACTTTAGTAATTTTTATATTTATAGGACTTCAGTACAGAGGTGCAGTTCTTGATACAACTGAAATCAACGGTATACTGAATGCAATATCTGAAGTATACATCATTAATCCGCTGTTGCTGCTTGTTCCTGTTATAGTTATTGTTCTTGTTGCTATGAGGGTTCCGGCACTTCCTGGACTTATAATCGGATGTGTTTTGGGTGCAATCTGTACTGCGTTCCAAGGCGGAGACTTAGGTTACATTTTAGATATAGCAGGCTATGGAACAGTTTCTGAAACAGGCCATGCTGTTGTTGACGAACTTTTGACAAACGGCGGTATGCAGAACATGATGTGGACTATTTCGTTAATTATGTGTGCGCTGACATTCGGTGGAATACTAGAAAAATCAGGCATGATGGCTGCAATAGCAAACAAGCTGCTGCTTCTTGCAAAAAGTACCGGTTCACTGGTTCTTGTTACTGCAATTACGTGTTTGTTTGTAAACTTCCTTTGCGGGGACCAGTACTTAGCTATAGCTCTTCCTGGTAAAATGTATAGAAATACTTATAGGGAAAGAGGGTTGTCTCCGAGAAACCTATCTCGTATACTTGAAGATTCAGGTACGGTTACATCGGCTCTTATTCCGTGGAATACATGCGGCGCAACAATGTCAACATTCCTTGGCGTGCCTACGATAAGTTATATTCCATACGCATTCTTTAATATTTTAAGTCCGATTATATCAGTTACATTTGCATTCTTGGGAATTACAATAATGACATTGGAAGAAGATCCTACTTCTGAGCAATATGTAAAACCTATGAAGTATAAAAAATCACCTAGAGAGCTTGAAGAGTATGTACAAAGCTATCAAAATACTCATGGAATGAATGCATAA
- a CDS encoding glutamine synthetase has translation MIYIIKPENHEIPELTKVLEEHPEIQFVSFMGVDIGGNGTDEKIPVKLFIKDMKEMLKFGIQTDGSSVELQGIADLNDARVDILPDLDCNWFVDYNYEHYNDENGLPVGTLKIPSFIIHGGKQVCSRSILKRATNYFKTQILEVLKKNSRIPESFGFEYEDIEDVLLTSATELEMWVKTPEQSADFEELHTSQVLKEQYWKRTMGTVRTVIEKIMEMLERYDLKPEMAHKEVGGIPNRIDAKGRITHVMEQLEIDWRFSESLQTADNEIFIRELIEDQFRHHGLEVLFKAKPIEGVAGNGEHTHLGVAVKLKSGKRINLFAPKDIRKDYLSEIGYGSLMGVLKNYEVINPIVTATNDAFNRLKPGFEAPVCIVTSLGGTKEQPSRNRSVLVGVIRDINNPGAIRFELRSPNPYTNTYLVIAAAYQAMLDGIIKVTDAGLSCEELEKEISKKYGEDAVYLEKFREYRSEKDVFEKYTEEERNKLYGTAPATVWENLSGFKSNSLKEQVLKSGDVFTDELINSFKESTLQKWKNELRGRIIHDNIMLLKTFVKLHNEHDHATDLDVVNWERIVYLKTKLMKDSMSKKCIFTKIKNALNEGDYDSSSDLQKQMNEKMTEIRALYIEYKNNIF, from the coding sequence ATGATTTATATAATTAAGCCCGAAAATCATGAAATACCGGAACTCACAAAAGTACTTGAAGAGCATCCGGAAATACAGTTTGTGTCGTTTATGGGCGTTGATATAGGCGGCAACGGAACAGATGAGAAAATACCTGTTAAGCTTTTCATAAAAGATATGAAGGAAATGCTGAAATTTGGAATTCAGACAGACGGATCAAGCGTTGAGCTTCAGGGTATCGCAGATTTAAATGATGCAAGAGTTGACATACTGCCTGACTTGGACTGTAACTGGTTTGTTGATTACAATTATGAACATTACAATGATGAAAACGGGCTTCCGGTAGGGACTTTAAAGATTCCTTCTTTTATAATACACGGCGGAAAACAGGTTTGCTCCAGATCAATTTTGAAAAGAGCAACAAATTATTTTAAAACTCAAATATTGGAAGTATTAAAGAAAAATTCAAGAATTCCCGAAAGTTTTGGATTTGAATATGAAGATATCGAAGATGTGCTTTTGACGTCAGCCACTGAGCTTGAAATGTGGGTTAAGACGCCTGAGCAAAGCGCTGATTTTGAAGAGCTTCATACATCACAGGTGCTGAAAGAACAATACTGGAAAAGAACCATGGGCACTGTGAGGACAGTGATTGAAAAAATAATGGAAATGCTTGAGCGCTACGATTTAAAACCTGAAATGGCTCATAAAGAAGTGGGTGGAATTCCAAACAGGATTGATGCAAAGGGAAGAATTACCCATGTTATGGAGCAGCTGGAAATAGATTGGAGATTTTCGGAATCTCTGCAGACTGCTGACAATGAAATATTTATAAGAGAGTTGATTGAAGATCAATTCAGACACCATGGTTTAGAAGTTTTGTTTAAGGCAAAACCCATAGAAGGCGTTGCCGGAAACGGGGAGCATACGCACCTTGGTGTTGCGGTTAAGCTAAAGAGCGGGAAAAGAATAAACCTGTTTGCACCGAAGGATATCAGAAAAGATTATCTGAGCGAAATAGGCTACGGTTCATTAATGGGTGTATTGAAAAATTATGAAGTAATCAATCCTATAGTAACTGCTACAAATGATGCTTTTAACAGGTTGAAACCTGGATTTGAAGCGCCTGTGTGCATAGTAACCTCATTAGGCGGAACTAAAGAGCAACCGTCAAGAAACAGATCCGTACTCGTTGGTGTCATAAGAGATATAAACAATCCTGGAGCTATAAGATTTGAACTGCGTTCGCCGAATCCATATACCAATACGTATCTTGTAATTGCTGCAGCTTATCAAGCTATGCTGGACGGAATAATTAAAGTTACAGATGCAGGATTAAGCTGCGAAGAACTGGAAAAAGAAATTTCCAAAAAATACGGAGAAGATGCGGTATACCTCGAAAAATTCAGAGAGTATAGGAGCGAAAAAGACGTATTTGAAAAGTACACAGAAGAAGAACGCAACAAGCTTTATGGAACTGCTCCTGCTACAGTATGGGAGAATTTAAGCGGTTTTAAATCAAACAGTCTCAAAGAGCAGGTATTGAAATCAGGAGATGTATTTACAGATGAGTTAATTAATTCATTTAAAGAGTCTACTCTCCAGAAGTGGAAAAATGAGCTTAGAGGTAGAATAATTCACGATAATATAATGCTCTTAAAAACATTTGTAAAGCTTCATAACGAACACGACCATGCAACTGACCTTGATGTTGTAAACTGGGAAAGAATAGTTTATTTAAAAACAAAGCTTATGAAGGATAGTATGTCGAAAAAGTGTATTTTTACTAAGATAAAGAATGCATTGAACGAGGGCGATTATGATTCCTCTTCAGATCTTCAGAAACAAATGAATGAAAAAATGACTGAAATACGAGCCTTATATATAGAGTATAAAAATAACATTTTTTAA
- the pstC gene encoding phosphate ABC transporter permease subunit PstC produces MHKNEPSVTMASYRIKENLMQAVFFLSALVSVIAVIAICLFLLLRGIPAIAEIGFVDFILNEKWGPTNTPASYGILSMIVGSLYVTAGAIVIGVPIGLMCAVFMAEFCPPKVYKIVKPAVNLLAGIPSIIYGFFGMQIVVPYVREYFGGNGFSIMSSSIILGIMILPTIISISESSIKAVPYSYKEGALGLGATKEETVFKVVVPAAKSGILTSIILGIGRAVGETMAVVMVAGNAVMPLDKIELLKPIRTLTTNIVTEMSYASGLHESSLIATGVVLFVFIIILNTALALIKSKSVRN; encoded by the coding sequence ATGCATAAAAATGAACCATCAGTGACAATGGCATCATATAGAATTAAAGAAAACTTAATGCAGGCAGTATTCTTTTTGTCTGCACTGGTTTCGGTTATTGCGGTAATAGCCATCTGTCTTTTCCTTTTACTAAGAGGAATACCTGCGATAGCTGAGATAGGATTTGTGGACTTTATATTAAATGAAAAGTGGGGTCCTACAAATACTCCGGCTTCTTACGGTATACTATCAATGATTGTCGGCAGTTTATATGTTACGGCAGGAGCAATAGTTATAGGCGTACCGATAGGCCTGATGTGCGCGGTTTTCATGGCTGAATTTTGTCCGCCGAAGGTTTATAAAATAGTAAAGCCTGCAGTTAACCTGCTGGCAGGGATACCATCAATAATATATGGATTTTTCGGAATGCAGATTGTTGTACCATACGTCAGAGAATACTTTGGAGGAAACGGATTCAGCATAATGTCCTCTTCAATTATTTTGGGCATAATGATACTCCCTACAATAATATCAATAAGTGAATCTTCCATAAAGGCTGTTCCTTATAGTTATAAGGAGGGGGCATTGGGACTTGGTGCTACAAAGGAAGAAACTGTCTTTAAGGTTGTGGTTCCGGCAGCAAAATCAGGGATACTAACATCCATAATTCTGGGAATAGGAAGGGCTGTCGGAGAAACTATGGCGGTTGTAATGGTTGCAGGAAATGCAGTTATGCCATTAGATAAAATCGAATTATTAAAACCAATAAGAACTCTTACAACAAACATAGTTACTGAAATGAGTTATGCTTCAGGTCTCCACGAATCTTCACTGATAGCTACAGGTGTTGTGCTGTTCGTATTTATAATAATTCTAAACACGGCACTGGCCCTTATAAAATCAAAATCTGTTAGAAATTAG
- a CDS encoding response regulator transcription factor: MRLVYCVEDDAGIRELITLALKTADFEIIGFEEAGSFYAQMKKKTPDLILLDLMLPKTDGMTILNDLKKDANYSHIPVIIITAKSMELDKVKGLESGADDFITKPFGILELLARVKAVLRRSGKKDNEDLVSEYNGLVLDYNKRTLSYNDNPITLTYKEFELLHYLMLNRGIVLSRDRILQEVWGYDYEGETRTVDMHVKTIRQKLDVAGCSNFIITVRGVGYKFEETVTE, encoded by the coding sequence ATGAGGCTTGTATATTGCGTCGAAGATGACGCGGGAATAAGAGAATTAATTACACTGGCTTTAAAAACGGCAGATTTTGAGATAATAGGCTTTGAAGAAGCGGGAAGCTTTTATGCCCAAATGAAAAAAAAGACTCCTGATTTAATATTGCTCGACCTTATGCTGCCTAAAACAGATGGTATGACTATATTGAATGACTTGAAAAAAGACGCAAATTACAGTCATATTCCTGTTATAATAATTACGGCTAAATCTATGGAGCTTGATAAGGTAAAAGGGTTGGAGTCAGGAGCTGACGACTTTATAACAAAGCCTTTTGGAATTCTTGAGCTTTTAGCGCGCGTCAAAGCCGTCTTAAGACGCTCGGGAAAAAAAGATAATGAAGACTTAGTATCGGAATACAATGGGCTTGTCTTAGATTATAACAAGCGGACACTAAGCTACAACGATAATCCCATAACTCTGACATACAAAGAGTTTGAACTTCTTCATTATCTAATGCTCAACAGAGGAATTGTTTTGTCAAGAGATAGGATTCTTCAGGAAGTCTGGGGATATGATTATGAAGGCGAGACAAGAACTGTGGATATGCATGTTAAAACAATAAGGCAGAAGCTTGATGTTGCAGGATGCAGTAATTTTATAATTACGGTGAGAGGCGTAGGATATAAATTTGAGGAGACGGTTACCGAATGA
- the pstA gene encoding phosphate ABC transporter permease PstA yields the protein MKEKIKAEKYLKKRKIASMIMKAMVWFCGILTVGILIYILLFILLRGIPNITMEFLFGEYNSESLSAFSSIVTTMEMIIISLVIAVPMGVFCAIYLTEYSKRGNKVVKVIRVAVDTLAGIPSIVYGLFGMILFVNLLGFRASVLSGICTVSIMILPVIISSSEEAIKSVPDTYREGSLGLGASRLRTVFKIVLPAAMPGILSGVILAIGRIVGETAALIFTSGTNIFKNPTFDLFASQRTLSIHMYMLASDGLPHSKDMAFATGAILILIVFMVNYATTKLAGKIGRMSNGK from the coding sequence ATGAAAGAAAAAATTAAAGCTGAGAAATATCTAAAGAAAAGAAAAATAGCATCAATGATTATGAAAGCAATGGTTTGGTTTTGTGGAATTCTGACTGTAGGAATATTAATTTATATACTTTTATTTATTCTTCTGAGAGGGATTCCAAATATTACTATGGAATTTTTATTCGGAGAATATAATTCCGAATCGCTTTCTGCATTTTCGTCAATAGTAACAACAATGGAAATGATTATCATATCGCTGGTGATTGCTGTTCCCATGGGAGTTTTCTGCGCAATATATCTTACGGAATATTCAAAAAGAGGAAACAAGGTGGTCAAGGTTATCAGGGTTGCAGTAGATACACTTGCCGGTATTCCATCAATAGTCTATGGTTTGTTTGGCATGATTTTATTTGTAAATCTGCTTGGATTCAGAGCATCTGTTCTGTCTGGAATATGCACTGTATCTATAATGATACTCCCTGTCATAATAAGTTCATCGGAGGAAGCTATTAAATCTGTTCCGGATACGTACAGAGAAGGAAGTCTCGGATTAGGAGCATCAAGGCTTAGAACAGTATTCAAAATTGTATTGCCTGCTGCGATGCCCGGAATATTATCCGGTGTAATATTGGCAATAGGGCGTATTGTCGGAGAAACTGCGGCGCTGATTTTTACGAGCGGTACGAATATATTCAAAAATCCTACATTTGATTTATTTGCATCCCAGCGAACTCTTTCAATTCACATGTATATGCTTGCAAGTGATGGGCTTCCGCATTCTAAAGATATGGCTTTTGCAACTGGAGCAATTCTAATATTGATAGTGTTTATGGTTAATTACGCAACGACAAAACTTGCGGGAAAAATAGGGAGGATGAGTAATGGCAAGTAA
- the phoU gene encoding phosphate signaling complex protein PhoU, whose amino-acid sequence MRNRFDAELEKLNLELIKMGSLIETSIEASAKALMHQDLEQIKKVKELEVEIDEMEKTIESHCLKLLLQQQPVASDLRIIGTALKMITDMERIGDNAEDIAEISGFMVNQKFIKDLVHIPQMADATIGMVKKSVDAFVGKDKELALEVCREDDKVDELFRIIKKELIEKIQEKEENGEQALDLLMIAKYFERIGDHAENIAEWVIFSITGEHKTR is encoded by the coding sequence ATGAGAAACAGATTTGATGCAGAACTTGAAAAACTAAATCTTGAGCTTATAAAAATGGGAAGTCTTATTGAAACTTCTATTGAAGCAAGCGCAAAAGCGCTTATGCACCAAGATTTAGAGCAGATAAAAAAAGTAAAAGAACTAGAAGTAGAAATAGATGAAATGGAAAAGACTATTGAGAGCCATTGTTTAAAATTGCTGCTTCAACAGCAGCCGGTGGCATCTGATTTAAGAATCATAGGTACAGCTTTAAAAATGATAACAGATATGGAAAGAATCGGAGACAATGCGGAAGACATAGCTGAAATATCCGGATTCATGGTAAATCAGAAGTTTATAAAAGACCTCGTTCACATTCCGCAGATGGCTGATGCAACCATAGGAATGGTAAAAAAAAGTGTCGATGCATTTGTAGGCAAGGATAAAGAGCTGGCACTTGAAGTTTGCAGGGAAGATGATAAAGTAGATGAATTGTTCCGAATTATTAAGAAGGAACTAATTGAAAAGATTCAGGAAAAAGAAGAAAATGGAGAACAGGCTCTTGATCTTCTGATGATAGCGAAATATTTCGAAAGAATTGGGGACCATGCAGAAAATATTGCCGAATGGGTTATATTTTCAATAACAGGCGAACACAAGACAAGATAG
- a CDS encoding sensor domain-containing diguanylate cyclase: MNFRRKYEDELNKLKENENNIDFFRNLLSARHNNYFMKEIIEGLLKFSKEHNLNSVNAWAYYFLGWYNFDKSNYNKSTECFLTSYDVFERIKNKDGLIYACNGLTNVYCQIGQFKLANEWGLKGISLCEEMDNKDALVILLINTGINYIEMKYFEKGREIFHSLEIMDYELSSTHQISCNLAMAEIEINIGESSKALSYIEKSLKIESDIKLITDMCEIYKLTAMAYVKLNLYDMAEKSFKKSYDFAVDNNFVYEKYSSMVEWSKLNVLVGRKQKAIYLLNEVIEICRSKELNVLLRESYNILYGIYKESGMLDKALECLENYILVDDKMYDYEQNQLMAKMNFKHTKREADQYKSLYGKTELLSTIGQKIISNLNIKSIVDIINEEINKLLEADYFGIVVYDNEKDKATYYFAGEGFEIKEVVSYKESAYNFFGYYCVKNKKDIIIGNLDKEYNQYINNEPIDVGKTYENGKSYMNSLIYTPMIINDKVVGVMTAQSKEHNAYDRNDLHTLKILANYSAIAIENAISYKKIEDLATYDNLTSFLSKFEIIRLGEIIFDKYKDSNLGFSVTMIDIDNFKSVNDTYGHVVGDSVLAMVARVISSCIRNTDYIGRYGGDEFLLICPGLGEPEAVDVAERIRYAVENKVFELGKGIVVSVTISLGVHEYKEKDLSFIDVLNLADKNLYCAKGNNRNLVVCC, encoded by the coding sequence ATGAACTTTCGGCGAAAGTATGAAGATGAACTGAATAAACTCAAAGAAAATGAGAATAATATTGACTTTTTTCGCAACCTTTTATCTGCAAGACATAATAATTATTTCATGAAGGAAATAATTGAAGGGTTGCTTAAATTTTCGAAAGAACATAATCTTAATAGTGTAAATGCATGGGCTTATTATTTTTTAGGCTGGTATAATTTTGACAAATCCAATTATAATAAGTCTACAGAATGTTTTTTGACTTCATATGATGTATTTGAAAGGATAAAAAATAAAGACGGTTTGATATATGCTTGCAATGGGCTGACAAACGTTTACTGTCAAATTGGTCAATTTAAACTTGCAAATGAATGGGGACTTAAAGGTATTTCACTTTGTGAAGAAATGGATAACAAGGACGCACTGGTGATACTTCTTATAAACACAGGCATAAATTACATTGAGATGAAATATTTCGAAAAAGGCAGGGAAATTTTTCACAGTCTTGAGATAATGGATTATGAATTGAGCAGCACTCACCAAATTTCGTGTAATCTAGCCATGGCCGAGATAGAAATCAATATCGGAGAATCAAGCAAGGCCCTTTCATATATAGAAAAATCTCTGAAAATAGAGAGCGATATTAAATTAATTACTGATATGTGCGAAATATATAAGTTAACGGCAATGGCATACGTGAAACTTAATTTATATGATATGGCAGAAAAGTCATTCAAGAAATCATATGATTTCGCTGTAGATAATAATTTTGTTTATGAAAAATACAGCTCAATGGTTGAATGGTCAAAGCTGAATGTACTGGTGGGAAGGAAGCAGAAGGCGATATATCTTTTGAACGAGGTAATAGAAATATGCCGTTCTAAGGAACTTAATGTACTTCTGAGAGAATCCTACAATATTCTTTACGGAATATACAAGGAATCCGGAATGTTGGATAAAGCATTGGAATGCTTGGAGAATTATATATTGGTTGATGATAAGATGTACGATTATGAACAGAATCAGTTAATGGCAAAAATGAATTTTAAACATACCAAGAGAGAAGCAGATCAGTATAAATCACTTTATGGAAAGACAGAACTTTTGTCTACAATAGGCCAAAAGATAATTTCTAATTTAAATATTAAATCAATAGTTGACATAATTAATGAAGAAATAAATAAGTTGCTTGAGGCTGACTACTTTGGCATAGTTGTATATGATAATGAAAAGGATAAAGCTACATATTATTTTGCTGGCGAAGGATTTGAAATTAAGGAAGTTGTGAGCTACAAGGAATCTGCATATAATTTTTTTGGATATTATTGTGTAAAAAATAAGAAAGATATTATAATAGGAAATTTAGATAAAGAGTACAATCAGTATATTAATAATGAACCTATAGATGTTGGAAAAACATATGAAAACGGGAAGTCGTATATGAATTCTCTCATATATACACCAATGATTATTAACGATAAAGTTGTAGGCGTGATGACTGCTCAAAGCAAGGAACATAACGCGTATGACAGAAATGATTTGCACACGCTTAAAATACTCGCAAATTATTCCGCAATAGCTATAGAGAATGCTATTTCATATAAAAAAATAGAAGACTTAGCTACCTATGACAATCTGACCAGTTTTTTATCTAAATTTGAGATTATAAGGCTTGGTGAAATTATTTTTGATAAATATAAAGATAGCAATTTAGGTTTCAGTGTAACAATGATTGACATAGATAATTTCAAATCAGTAAATGATACGTATGGACATGTTGTGGGTGATAGTGTTCTTGCTATGGTTGCGAGAGTTATTTCCAGCTGTATTAGAAATACAGATTATATAGGGAGGTACGGCGGAGATGAGTTTCTTCTCATATGTCCCGGGCTGGGAGAGCCTGAAGCAGTTGATGTAGCAGAACGAATAAGGTATGCGGTTGAAAACAAGGTATTTGAATTGGGAAAAGGCATAGTTGTTTCGGTAACCATCAGTTTGGGAGTTCATGAATATAAAGAGAAAGATTTATCTTTTATAGATGTTTTGAATTTAGCAGATAAAAATTTATACTGCGCTAAAGGAAACAATAGAAATTTAGTTGTTTGCTGTTAA